Part of the bacterium genome, ATCGGTATCACCAAGAGAGAAGTCAACGCTGTGCGCTACAAAGTAGTCATCTCCATCAACGGCGCGGTGCCAGCTTCCAGAAGCCACTGCGAAGTCGTCCACCCGCACGTCCTCAAACTCGATCGACATCCCCCTCCGGGTTAGACGCGCCTCGTCTGTCAATCGCACAAGCACTCGCTCGAATGGGCGTTCCGCCTCGTAAATCATCTCGGACAGCCAAAAGGACCGCTCTTCTGGGATTATCTCGTCAACGCTGCCAGACACGAACGACGGTGTTGAGGAATCCGTAACCTCGATCCGGTCCGCGACGATTCCCGCACAACGCTCCTCGTATCCCAGCTCCGAGGCCCAGCCGTCCACGTAAACGTAGTTGCCGAGCATCACGTCTGCGAGCGAGATAGCCGCTCCGTCCTTAGCTATGACGGTGTCATCTGTTACGTAAACCATCCAGCATCCCCAGAAACCAGGATCATCGGTATCTTGCCCCCAGACAAGGCTTTCCACCCGCAGCACACCTTCATCAACATCCACAGAAGTCACTGCCCCCTGGCAGGCCATTGCTGGCCCGTGCCGGCTATCCTTATCAAATGTGAACCAATCTGCCCAATCGCCATCCCCATCCTCAAACGTGGCCTGCACTCGCCATCTATACTCGCCGTCCGGCAGCTGAGCAGCAAGCTCCGGGTTGACCACGAGTGACGTGATGAAAAACGGCAGGACGACAGAGACGGTCGCATCGCCCGGAAACGCTATCTCGAAGTTGTACCCCATCGCCTCGGGGACGGCGCCCCACTCGAACGGTATCGGCATGCCCCGGTAGATAGCCGCGCCATCGGGCGGGCTTAGGAGGCCAGGTACCCGGGGATCATGGTCAGTGATGCTCAGAATAAATGGCGCAGGCACGCTTATCTGACCGCTGGAGCTGATTGCGACAGCAAAGAGCTCGTAATCTCCCGGAAGCACTATCCCGGGCAAGTTAGGGACTGTCCAATCACCCTCCAAGGTAGTGTAGCTTTCGGTGGTATCGGTCTCGGCAAGCTCTAGAATCAGGACGAACTGATACATGATCCAAACGGCGACCTCACCACCGGTTTCAGGACTCGCAACGTTGGCCCAGAACGTCACGGTATCGCCATAGGTTGCCAACGGCGGTGTTACACCGCAGTCCAACACCTGCGGAGCTTGCTGCGCGCTGGCCAGCAGTCCGAGCCCTAAAAGCATCGCCAAAAGCAGCAAAGCGGTTCGGGCACTTCTGAATGTCTTGGCCATGTCCTTTTCCTCCATTGCACCTAACATTTAAGCAAAACACTTGTCTAAAGTGTGCCTTCAAAGCATTTTACCCAATCCGCCTGGTGAATGTCAACCCATCTTTGATAGGAGTTTTCGCATTCTATCTTGGGGTGCTTCTGGGCGCCGTTTTTGTTTCAGCGTGCTTGACAGCAGCTATGAATCCCCCCATCCCCGCAAGGGGATCAACGTAAATAGCCGTGGGTGCAACCCACGGATCAGGGTCAGAGGAGGAAAGGAAAACAGCCCTGAAAGGGCTGAACATCGCCCTCTGGACGGGCTGTTCGACCCCTCGGGGTCGCTCTGATTTTTTGGGCAATTTTGGCGTTGACATATTTGTGGCGGCGTGAGAGGATAACTCCAAAGGCGTATTGTATATCAGTTTCAGGTTGGTGAATCCGCCTGAACCGGTGGTCCGGATTGCGAGATTCGGGCTAATCTTGTGCTGAATCATCCGGCGAGGGCGCAAAGAAGGGAGGCGATATCTGTTGAAGAAACTTCTGCTTGTCGCTATTGCGCTAGTTGCTGCCGGCTCGATTGCGTTTGGTCTGTCTGCGTTCACGGGGTCGAGCGCTCGTTCGACGCCGGATGCAGCTCAAGTCCGGGATGATGGTCTTGGCGGGCCAGGTACGCTGGACATGGACAACTGCATCGCGCTCGTCAGTATCTCATACTGTGCGCCCGCGCCTTTGGACAAGTGTGAGGTCCAGTTCGAGGTCAAGCATTGGGACAAGAGCGAGAGCTGTTGCGCTCACGATGTAGGCACGCTGTGGTTTAGAGTGGCCGGCGGGTTATATACCGCGATGACGCAATTCGCTGCTGGTTATGATAGTGGGGCCGGCTGCTACTTTCATCTGTTCCATTCGGCGACGTACGAACTGCCAAACAACGTGACGGTGTTTTACGACGTGTATGACAGTGCCGATTCTAGCAATTGCAAGCAGTCTGGCAGCTTCCTGATCAGTTGCCAGTAGCGCGGGTTTTGTGAGCCTTGGTGCGCGGGCTTGGCCCACCCGCGGGCCGGGCTAATAGAAGAAGTTCCTCGATAGGGATCAAACGTGTAAGACTTTAACGGAGGATGGTAGATGAGACGAAACTGTCTGTTTGTTTTGGCTGTTATGACGTGTTGTTTAGCTTTTGCGAGCTTGGGCTTGGCCGGGATGTGGCGCCCGATGGGCCCATATTCTGGGATGATCTTTGACCTGGTTATGGCGCCGGAGGACCCAAATGTTTTGTTCCTTGGCGTCAATGGCGGGTTCTTCAAGTCGCTCAACGGAGCCGATTCCTGGGAGCGTGTTGGCGAGGGTTATAGCTTCTATCCTGACAGCATCTCGGCTGCCAGGGCCGGTCGGGACCTGGTAATCGCTAGCACTATGTGGAATGTCTATCTCTCGCTGGATGGCGGCGTGACCTGGCGGAAGGTGGAGGACTTGCCGTTCTCCTATGGTACAGGAATCAACTCCGTCGCCATCGATCCGAGAAACCCAGAGGCCGTCTGGGTCTGTACAAGCAAGGGTCTCTGCTGGTCCGGGTCGTCGGGTAACAACTGGTATTGGCGTAACGATGGCCTGCCCGAGAACTTCGATCCGAGGTCTGTGAGATTCGATCTGAGCGATGCTTCGGGGGGACGGCTCTATGTCTTTAGTCTTAGCGGTGGGATATATCGGTCGGACAATTTTGGAGACAGTTGGGAGCTGGCCGTGCCTGAGGAGCTAAAGTTCACTAAGATAGATGACCTCGCCCTTGACCGTCAGGACGGGGAGACTCTCTATGCGTGTTCTAAAGGCCTTGGCGTTATAAAGAGCGTTGACGGTGGGAGTAGCTGGGCGGCCAAAAACGCTGGCTTGTCTCAGCTTCGTGTCAATCGCATCGCGATCTTCGACTCGGAGCCGAATGTCTTCCTATACTGCGCGACGAACGAAGGTGTGTACATCTCGGAGGATGGCGCAGAGACCTGGCAGCGGCGCGAGGAGGGTGTGGTTCTGGGCACACACGCCTCGTCCTTGATTGTGTCCCCCGTCGCGGCGGACGTCGGATATATCGGGACGCAGTTCGGTGTTTACAAAACTGTTGACCGTGGGTTCAAGTGGCGCGGCGCCAGCTTTGGATGTAACGCCGTAACCGTGACCAACATGGCTTTCGACCTCAGCCGCCCGGGGACTATCTTTACCGCAACCGAACAGGGCTTCTTTGGAAGTTCAGACAATGGACTCAGCTGGCATCTTCTGTCTGTGGAGGGGATGGCCGTGAAGTATCCTGATGTAATGATTGTGGCGCTGGACCCTCAAGAGTCCTCGACGGTTTACGCAGGAACGGGGAAAGGCAAGCTCATAAAGTCGGGTGACCGTGGAGAGACTTGGGAGGAGTTATACAGCGCTCCTTTTGGGATCTGCCAGCTGCTGATCGACCCAACCGATCCGCAGACAATGTACATGACGATCGCATCAGGGGAAGTTTTGAAGAGCGAGGATGCCGGAGCGACTTGGGCGGAGGCGATGCGTGGCGTCGTAGGTGCTCCCGGTATGCAGGCAGGGGCGCTGGCAATGAATCCCCGAATGCCCTCCATTCTGTGGCTAGCAATCACAGACAGCTCCGGCGGTATGGTGTATCGCAGCCAGGACGAAGCTGGCAGTTGGCAGCCAGTCGTGGACTTCAGAGCGAGCGACATAGCGATAAGTCCTGTGGAGCCGGAAACGGTCTATCTTGGTGGACATGGTGGGCTTTTAGTCGCCCGTGCGGATGACATTGGAGGCTATACTCTTGAGGAGCTGAACTCAGGGCTTCTCTGCACCTGGGTAAACAGGGTAAGCATTACCCCTGGTAATCCCGACGTCCTGTTCGTGGCCACTGGTTCGCTTGGAATGACCTCCATCTTCGCTGGGGTTTACAAGAGTCCCGACGGAGGCCGGGATTGGACTCGGTTGTCCTGCGAGAACATGGTCGGCACCGTCTGCAATTATGTAGCCGCAGACCCATTTAGCCCCAATGAGGTCTGGACCGGGTTCCTCGGAAACGGCTTGCTGAAATACACAGATGAGCCAGGGCCGCCCATCGAACTCTCACTCTCAACCGGCCAGAACCAATACGTCGCCGGCGATACGCACATCGCCAGAATCTCTGCAACCAACAATGCGGGCGATATTGACGTTGACCTCTACATAGCAATCATGCTGCCGGACGGCTCTCTGCTCTTCTGGCCGGAGTTTAGCTCCGAGATGAGCGCCGGATACTCGATGACGCCGATGCCGCGCGGCTTTTCGATGACCGATGTTGTCTTCTTCCAGATGGCGCTGCCCTATGGCCTGCCAGGCGGCATGTACACCTGGTTTGCGATGTGCTTTGCCCAGGGCGCCGAGGACGCCGTCAGCAACCTGGCAAGCGCCGATTGGACGTTTCAATAAGGAGGGAACGGATCACACGCATCACACGACCCATTAAACATGCCCCTGAGCCTCCTTAATAATCAGATTGAAGAAGGGAACGTCGTGGCCGCGTCGGGGATGGGGCGCATGAGATTCTGCCCGACAGGGCACACCACGGGTAGCCGCAGGCGCAGCCTGACGGTAAGAGGAGAGCTCCCTATGATAACCCTCCCGTTGCGTTGCACGCACGGCTACCCACGGTATCCCCTGTCGGGGATTTGCAGCGGGGTTATGCCCTAACTTCGCTGTCAGAAGAGCCGTTCTCAAGCCCCGTCAAACGAAAGGGGGCCCTGACGCCCTCCAAATGCGAATGGGGAAACTCCTGCCCTCGCCGGGCGCTTGCATGATCGTGCAGCAGGAGTATCTTCAGTGCTCGCACATCGCAGGACAGAATGTGGCTTCAGCAAATAGGGTTGAGAAGGATGCGCAGTCTTCTGATCATCGTGCAGGCATTCCTTGCGCTAGCGCTTTTGTGCAGCGGGGCTTGCGCCAAAGAGGTGCTATTGAAGGCCGACGCTGATTACAGCTGGCACGACGTCTTCTTCGTTGACAGCAAGACTGGGTTTGTGGTTGGCGACGGCGGCCGGATGAGGAGAACCGACGACGGCGGCAAGACGTGGGTGGAACTTCCAAGCGGCATCGCGAGCAACGTTCGGCTGATGGGCGTGTGGTTCCCTGATCGAGACAACGGACTGGTCTGTGGAACCTTTGGTACTCTTTATAGGACAGGCGACGGCGGCAAGACATGGAAAAGGCTTCAGGCGTTTGAGGCGGAGCTCGAGGACATGGCGTTTTGCGGTGAGAAGATCGGATACGCGGTCGGCCTGTCGGGGCGGATACTTTACACGCACAACGGAGGCGCAACCTGGGTCGAGGCGAAGCGCCGGACGCCGCACTTGCTGCTTGGGGTAGCTTGTCAAGGGGAGAAGCTCGCTTGGGCGGTCGGCCTGGGCGGGACGATCGTGCACACTGCGGACGGCGGCGAGACGTGGGACTTGCAGGATTCGGGGACATCCACGGTCCTCATGGACGTCTGTTTCGTTGACAAGAACAACGGCTGGGCAGTTGGGATGGACGGCGTCATCATCCACACCACGGACGGAGGCAAGACGTGGCTCACGCAGCAAAGCGGCGCGAAGCACGAGCTCGATGGGGTACGCTTCGTTGACGAGAGGACGGGCTTCGTAGTTGGGCAGGAGTCGATATTCCTCTGGACTACGGACGGAGGTAAAACATGGCAGAAGAAGATACTCATCGACAAGGACAAGTGGCTCTATTCGGTCTTCATGCTCGATGCGAAGACGGGCTATGCCTGCGGCAAGAACGGGATACTCGTCTCTCTGCCTTGAGTTCCGGGAAGGACTAATCCGCGATGAATGCCATCATAGCCGGCGCTGGTC contains:
- a CDS encoding YCF48-related protein encodes the protein MRSLLIIVQAFLALALLCSGACAKEVLLKADADYSWHDVFFVDSKTGFVVGDGGRMRRTDDGGKTWVELPSGIASNVRLMGVWFPDRDNGLVCGTFGTLYRTGDGGKTWKRLQAFEAELEDMAFCGEKIGYAVGLSGRILYTHNGGATWVEAKRRTPHLLLGVACQGEKLAWAVGLGGTIVHTADGGETWDLQDSGTSTVLMDVCFVDKNNGWAVGMDGVIIHTTDGGKTWLTQQSGAKHELDGVRFVDERTGFVVGQESIFLWTTDGGKTWQKKILIDKDKWLYSVFMLDAKTGYACGKNGILVSLP